From Prinia subflava isolate CZ2003 ecotype Zambia chromosome 20, Cam_Psub_1.2, whole genome shotgun sequence, the proteins below share one genomic window:
- the PLP1 gene encoding myelin proteolipid protein isoform X2 — protein MGLLECCARCLIGAPFASLVATGLCFFGVALFCGCGHEALTGTEQLIETYFSKNYQDYEFLIDVIHGFQYFIYGTAAFFFLYGALLLAEGFYTTGAVRQIFGDYRTTICGKGLSATFVGITYVLTIIWLLVFACSAVPVYIYFNTWTTCQSIGNPTKTSASIGTLCADARMYGILPWNAFPGKVCGSNLLSICKTSEFQMTFHLFIAAFVGAAATLVSLVTFIIATTYNFAVLRLMGRGTKF, from the exons ATGG GTTTACTTGAGTGCTGTGCCAGATGTCTCATTGGGGCACCCTTTGCTTCCTTGGTTGCCACTGGCCTGTGCTTCTTTGGGGTAGCGCTGTTTTGTGGCTGTGGGCACGAAGCCCTCACAGGCACCGAGCAGCTCATCGAGACCTACTTCTCCAAAAACTACCAGGACTATGAATTTCTCATTGATGT CATCCACGGCTTTCAGTACTTCATCTATGGCACAGCTGCCTTCTTCTTCCTCTATGGAGCCCTGCTGTTGGCCGAAGGCTTCTACACCACTGGTGCCGTCCGGCAAATCTTTGGGGACTACAGGACCACCATCTGCGGCAAGGGCCTGAGCGCAACG TTTGTGGGCATTACCTACGTCCTGACCATCATCTGGCTCCTGGTGTTCGCCTGCTCCGCCGTGCCTGTCTACATCTATTTTAACACTTGGACCACCTGCCAGTCCATTGGCAACCCCACCAAGACCTCGGCCAGCATTGGCACCCTGTGTGCAGATGCCAGGATGTACG GTATCCTGCCCTGGAATGCTTTCCCTGGCAAGGTGTGTGGCTCCAACCTGCTCTCCATCTGCAAGACCAGCGAG TTCCAGATGACTTTCCACCTCTTCATCGCAGCCTTCGTGGGGGCAGCTGCCACGCTGGTCTCACTG GTCACCTTCATCATCGCCACCACCTACAACTTCGCAGTCCTCAGGCTGATGGGCCGAGGCACCAAGTTCTAG
- the PLP1 gene encoding myelin proteolipid protein isoform X1, with the protein MGLLECCARCLIGAPFASLVATGLCFFGVALFCGCGHEALTGTEQLIETYFSKNYQDYEFLIDVIHGFQYFIYGTAAFFFLYGALLLAEGFYTTGAVRQIFGDYRTTICGKGLSATVTGGPKGRGARGPQRAHSWQRVCHCLGKWLGHPDKFVGITYVLTIIWLLVFACSAVPVYIYFNTWTTCQSIGNPTKTSASIGTLCADARMYGILPWNAFPGKVCGSNLLSICKTSEFQMTFHLFIAAFVGAAATLVSLVTFIIATTYNFAVLRLMGRGTKF; encoded by the exons ATGG GTTTACTTGAGTGCTGTGCCAGATGTCTCATTGGGGCACCCTTTGCTTCCTTGGTTGCCACTGGCCTGTGCTTCTTTGGGGTAGCGCTGTTTTGTGGCTGTGGGCACGAAGCCCTCACAGGCACCGAGCAGCTCATCGAGACCTACTTCTCCAAAAACTACCAGGACTATGAATTTCTCATTGATGT CATCCACGGCTTTCAGTACTTCATCTATGGCACAGCTGCCTTCTTCTTCCTCTATGGAGCCCTGCTGTTGGCCGAAGGCTTCTACACCACTGGTGCCGTCCGGCAAATCTTTGGGGACTACAGGACCACCATCTGCGGCAAGGGCCTGAGCGCAACGGTAACTGGGGGCCCGAAAGGGAGGGGAGCGCGAGGCCCCCAGCGAGCGCACTCGTGGCAGCGGGTGTGTCATTGTTTGGGAAAGTGGCTAGGACATCCTGACAAG TTTGTGGGCATTACCTACGTCCTGACCATCATCTGGCTCCTGGTGTTCGCCTGCTCCGCCGTGCCTGTCTACATCTATTTTAACACTTGGACCACCTGCCAGTCCATTGGCAACCCCACCAAGACCTCGGCCAGCATTGGCACCCTGTGTGCAGATGCCAGGATGTACG GTATCCTGCCCTGGAATGCTTTCCCTGGCAAGGTGTGTGGCTCCAACCTGCTCTCCATCTGCAAGACCAGCGAG TTCCAGATGACTTTCCACCTCTTCATCGCAGCCTTCGTGGGGGCAGCTGCCACGCTGGTCTCACTG GTCACCTTCATCATCGCCACCACCTACAACTTCGCAGTCCTCAGGCTGATGGGCCGAGGCACCAAGTTCTAG
- the LOC134560483 gene encoding thymosin beta-15A homolog: MCDKPDLSEVEKFDKKKLKKTNTEEKNTLPSKETIEQEKECVKSS, from the exons ATGTGCGACAAACCAGACCTCTCGGAGGTGGAGAAATTCGACaagaagaagctgaagaaaacCAACACGGAGGAGAAGAACACGCTGCCCTCCAAGGAGA CTATTGAGCAGGAGAAGGAATGTGTGAAGTCTTCCTAG
- the RAB9B gene encoding ras-related protein Rab-9B, giving the protein MSGKSLLLKVILLGDGGVGKSSLMNRYVTNKFDSQAFHTIGVEFLNRDLEVDGRFVTLQIWDTAGQERFKSLRTPFYRGADCCLLTFSVDDRQSFENLSNWQKEFIYYADVKDPEHFPFVVLGNKIDKLERQVSTEEARAWCMENGNYPYLETSAKDDTNVTVAFEEAVRQVLAVEEQLEHCMLGHTIDLNSSSKSGSSCC; this is encoded by the coding sequence ATGAGTGGGAAGTCCTTGCTCCTGAAGGTGATTCTCCTTGGAGATGGTGGAGTGGGGAAGAGCTCCCTCATGAATCGCTACGTCACCAACAAGTTTGACTCGCAGGCATTCCACACTATCGGGGTGGAGTTCTTGAACCGGGACCTGGAGGTGGACGGGCGTTTTGTGACCCTCCAGATTTGGGACACTGCGGGACAGGAGAGGTTCAAGAGCCTGCGGACGCCCTTTTACCGGGGAGCAGACTGCTGCCTGCTGACCTTCAGCGTGGATGACCGGCAGAGCTTTGAGAACCTCAGTAACTGGCAGAAGGAGTTTATCTATTATGCCGACGTGAAGGACCCTGAACACTTCCCATTTGTAGTGCTGGGCAACAAGATAGACAAACTGGAGAGACAGGTGAGCACAGAGGAGGCCCGGGCCTGGTGCATGGAGAACGGTAACTATCCGTACCTGGAGACTAGTGCCAAGGATGACACCAATGTAACGGTGGCCTTTGAGGAAGCCGTGCGGCAGGTGCTGGCggtggaggagcagctggagcactgcatgCTGGGCCACACCATTGACCTCAACTCCAGCTCCAAGTCAGGCTCTTCCTGTTGTTGA